One stretch of Chthoniobacterales bacterium DNA includes these proteins:
- a CDS encoding TIR domain-containing protein: protein MEFDAFLCYSHTDSHLAGLIAVRLKKLIGSARGQHRGRIFHDVSDLSAAANLRPTILKALDDSRFLILLASPSAARSQWVNVEVEYWLKRNSPETILVVLTDGQIVGDRSGVTHGQPATTALPPSLIGAFAVNAVYIDLRWAKNATADITDRFEFAQAVARLAAAVTGRSVDDIVQRSARRVRQRRQLLIMSAGVLGLFAAAFFWLSIQRTRDALVLRESALRARAVAEQLNQELTALQARQTTLESELLFRQPFSWLSPGNEGQGLSLSPLLNNEQLRIPDLLAAIGPSQVDNFVFQRLARERLQEIETLNRLLQEQKDRLQSQKTLIDSLLKPEVPKQGMVVEFIKTNAALLSAGCAITLALLALSTRYVDILLGFDLPIVRNIAALFYLTRIGRYRLFSRYEKNLLKDEQMAAASSRYVDLPFETKGVECEDKASLARALTAVLTLENASVIAEGGKGKTTLAYKIALAVLRGELQPEGKPTTPIVVDGLEYDGDLLGSITTSLQQRKVTINREVVKSLLKAGHLFVTFDGWSEVREFYVATQSQTEVANLIRQNAASRFLFTSRNELPASLQEALGRTRFYLKDVNAESLETFLKQYLPAGTDAAKLLEDRLQDTSMEVPWTPLMLRMVARIYGQHSKIPTERIELFEEYFHELLDDRVVGNADISGFTYLVEHLVRSTFLASHGVRGFEIEKGVSLLENIKAKLESYNIRQLPIDLIRKLGGAGLYQRKGSRIRFFHDSFESFFAARCLYQDVKSGLTETLAHCANEPRLAEPWQLLHEIATRERDQSLLELMAQLSQAKAIRSEAFA from the coding sequence ATGGAATTTGATGCCTTCCTCTGCTACAGCCATACGGATTCCCATCTTGCCGGCCTCATAGCGGTCAGACTAAAGAAACTAATCGGCAGCGCTCGTGGTCAGCATCGTGGACGCATTTTCCACGATGTCTCAGATCTTTCGGCTGCGGCGAACTTACGCCCGACCATTCTGAAAGCCCTCGATGACTCCCGATTCCTGATTCTTCTGGCTTCTCCGAGCGCAGCGCGGTCTCAGTGGGTCAATGTCGAAGTGGAGTATTGGTTGAAGCGCAATTCTCCCGAAACTATTTTGGTTGTTCTTACAGACGGACAAATAGTAGGCGACCGATCCGGAGTAACGCACGGCCAGCCGGCCACTACAGCCCTCCCACCATCGCTAATCGGAGCGTTCGCTGTTAACGCGGTGTACATTGACCTGCGGTGGGCGAAGAACGCCACTGCCGATATTACCGATCGTTTCGAGTTTGCTCAGGCCGTGGCTCGATTAGCAGCCGCTGTGACCGGGCGTTCGGTTGACGATATCGTTCAGCGGAGCGCCCGACGGGTCCGCCAACGTAGGCAACTGCTAATTATGTCAGCCGGGGTGCTGGGGCTTTTCGCGGCCGCTTTTTTTTGGCTAAGCATCCAACGGACACGTGATGCACTGGTTTTGCGTGAGAGCGCACTTCGAGCGCGCGCGGTCGCCGAGCAACTAAATCAGGAACTGACTGCTCTGCAGGCGCGCCAAACGACTCTGGAGAGCGAACTGTTATTTCGGCAACCGTTCAGCTGGCTGTCTCCTGGCAACGAAGGCCAAGGACTTTCCTTGTCGCCGCTGTTGAACAACGAGCAGCTGCGCATTCCAGATCTTTTGGCTGCTATCGGGCCCTCACAGGTCGACAATTTTGTATTCCAGCGCCTAGCGAGAGAGCGACTCCAGGAAATCGAGACTCTGAACCGCCTACTCCAAGAACAAAAAGACCGACTCCAGAGTCAGAAGACGCTAATCGATTCCCTGCTTAAACCTGAGGTGCCGAAGCAAGGAATGGTGGTTGAATTTATCAAGACCAATGCGGCGCTTCTCTCCGCTGGCTGCGCGATCACTCTCGCGTTGCTGGCGCTGTCTACGCGTTACGTCGATATCCTGCTAGGATTTGATCTCCCGATTGTGCGGAACATCGCGGCTTTATTCTACCTGACTCGCATTGGGCGGTACCGACTCTTTTCTCGATACGAAAAGAACCTGTTGAAAGACGAACAAATGGCGGCGGCTTCCAGTCGCTATGTCGATTTGCCGTTCGAGACAAAGGGCGTAGAATGCGAAGATAAGGCTTCCCTTGCACGGGCGCTGACTGCAGTTCTGACTTTGGAAAATGCTTCCGTGATAGCTGAAGGGGGTAAAGGAAAAACGACCCTAGCGTATAAGATAGCGTTGGCAGTACTGCGCGGAGAATTGCAGCCTGAGGGAAAGCCGACGACGCCCATCGTGGTCGATGGGTTGGAGTACGATGGAGATCTTCTCGGTTCCATTACGACCAGTCTCCAGCAGCGCAAGGTCACCATTAACCGGGAAGTCGTGAAATCACTCCTGAAGGCTGGTCACCTCTTTGTCACGTTCGATGGTTGGTCGGAAGTGCGAGAGTTTTATGTAGCGACTCAGTCGCAGACGGAGGTGGCTAACCTAATCAGGCAAAATGCGGCGAGTCGCTTTTTATTTACTTCCCGAAATGAGCTCCCGGCTTCGCTGCAGGAGGCTCTCGGAAGAACTCGATTCTATTTGAAGGATGTGAATGCTGAGTCACTCGAAACATTCCTGAAGCAGTACCTGCCTGCGGGCACCGATGCCGCCAAACTATTGGAGGATCGCCTCCAAGATACTTCGATGGAAGTTCCCTGGACGCCGCTGATGTTACGCATGGTCGCTCGCATTTACGGGCAACATTCCAAGATCCCCACAGAACGGATCGAGCTATTTGAAGAATATTTTCATGAGTTGCTAGATGATCGCGTAGTCGGAAACGCGGACATCAGCGGTTTCACTTACTTGGTAGAACATTTGGTTCGAAGCACATTCCTTGCATCACACGGTGTTCGGGGTTTCGAGATCGAAAAAGGCGTTTCCTTGTTGGAAAACATCAAAGCCAAATTGGAAAGCTATAATATTCGGCAACTTCCGATCGACCTAATACGCAAACTGGGCGGTGCGGGACTGTATCAGCGAAAAGGAAGTCGCATCCGTTTTTTTCACGACTCGTTTGAGAGTTTTTTTGCCGCCCGCTGCTTGTACCAGGATGTAAAGTCAGGATTAACTGAGACTTTGGCGCACTGCGCCAACGAACCACGCCTCGCCGAGCCATGGCAACTCCTGCACGAAATCGCGACTCGCGAGCGAGATCAAAGCCTGCTGGAGCTGATGGCCCAATTGAGCCAAGCCAAAGCTATAAGATCTGAGGCTTTCGCTTAA